In a genomic window of Hyphomonas sp.:
- a CDS encoding type I restriction endonuclease subunit R, with the protein MTEWDGTYSTPPQNRRGQFDEDTAVKQPVLYLMGALGWEEQACLQDEWTDGASSEGRRADTEPILVPRLRAALTALNPGLPERAIERAIDALTEDRRAMPPQEAARAFHKLLRDGVKVELRNDAGASDTKTVRVIDWREPRANHFFLADEYWVGGGLMRSRLDIVGFVNGIPLLMMELKAPDVAVKHAFDDNLRHYLSNIPQFFTPNGITVLTNGGDTRLGSPFAPWEHFFDWKKVADEKEKGVVSLEQVLRGTCTPERLLDLIENYTVFEETRHGLIKKVAKNHQYLGVENAVEAVQALEAGEHKLGVFWHTQGSGKSLSMVYFAGKVLRKLPGGWTFVVVTDRQELDRQIYKTFAATGLATEKEAHAESIADLRQLLAEDHRFVFTLIHKFQTRDGAEHPILSERENIIVIVDEAHRSQYDTMAMNMRKALPNAAFIAFTGTPLLAGEEFTYEVFGDPVSVYNFTQSIEDGATVPLYYENRIPELQLDEDVFNEGLSGILERAELDEEQERELEKRFAKEYHLITRPDRLRKVAADLVEHFLGRGHKGKAMMVCIDKATAVRTFDYVQELWAERLYDLREKAALATGDDLAQLQAEVSYMEATDMAVVVSAAQNEAADLAEKGVDIVPHRKRMLNEDLDEKFKNPDDPLRLVFVCAMWITGFDAPSISTVYLDKPMKNHTLMQTIARANRKAVGKEAGLIVDYIGVFRNLQKALAIYGQPTGGGGSPIKDKAALVDHLRVLVEEARAFCTNHGAKLDAVLMSSPGSMERLAALQSCFEALVSPDDIRKNFLRNAQTVSRVYKAILPDERAAEFAPEAVLLSTLAKRIRDEIEGPDVSAVLNEVEALLDHTISAEDYRMAGASGQRLVNLSEVDFEALQEEFNTGKKKTAAERLKALLETKVREMARVNQSRADLLLKLQTLIERYNSGSQNIDSWFEDLKAFLADVQQEEKRGLREGLSEDELAMFDILTNPEPELTEKERDQVKRASKELLQKLKAQKLVLDWWKRQETRSEVRRFITDLLDSRLPEEPFDRRIFEDKCARAYEHVCTQYGAH; encoded by the coding sequence ATGACCGAATGGGACGGCACCTATAGCACGCCGCCCCAGAATCGGCGCGGCCAGTTTGACGAGGACACCGCTGTTAAGCAGCCAGTTCTCTACCTAATGGGGGCGCTTGGCTGGGAAGAGCAGGCCTGTCTGCAGGATGAGTGGACGGATGGCGCGTCCAGCGAAGGCCGCCGCGCCGATACTGAGCCGATCCTAGTCCCGCGCCTGCGCGCCGCGCTCACCGCTTTGAACCCTGGCCTGCCTGAACGCGCCATTGAGCGGGCCATTGACGCCCTCACCGAAGACCGCCGCGCCATGCCGCCGCAAGAGGCCGCACGGGCCTTCCACAAGCTGCTCCGCGACGGGGTGAAGGTGGAACTTCGAAACGATGCAGGCGCTTCCGATACAAAGACCGTGCGCGTCATCGACTGGCGTGAGCCACGCGCAAACCATTTCTTCCTTGCTGACGAATACTGGGTGGGTGGCGGCCTCATGCGCTCACGTCTAGATATTGTTGGCTTCGTCAATGGCATTCCGCTTTTGATGATGGAACTGAAAGCGCCAGACGTTGCGGTGAAACATGCCTTTGACGACAATCTCCGTCATTATCTTTCCAACATACCGCAATTCTTCACGCCGAACGGTATCACTGTCCTAACCAACGGCGGCGACACGCGGCTTGGTTCACCCTTCGCGCCGTGGGAACACTTCTTTGACTGGAAGAAGGTGGCTGATGAGAAGGAGAAAGGCGTTGTCAGCCTGGAGCAGGTTTTGCGTGGGACGTGCACGCCGGAGCGCCTGCTCGATCTCATCGAGAACTACACGGTGTTTGAGGAAACGCGACATGGGCTGATCAAGAAGGTTGCCAAGAACCACCAGTATCTTGGCGTGGAGAATGCGGTCGAAGCAGTACAGGCGCTGGAGGCTGGTGAGCACAAGCTCGGCGTGTTCTGGCATACGCAAGGCTCGGGCAAGTCTCTGTCCATGGTGTATTTTGCCGGCAAAGTGTTGCGTAAGCTTCCGGGCGGTTGGACCTTTGTGGTCGTCACTGACCGACAGGAGCTCGACCGGCAAATCTACAAGACGTTCGCGGCGACCGGGCTTGCCACAGAGAAAGAGGCGCATGCGGAGAGCATTGCCGATTTGCGGCAGTTGCTGGCCGAGGATCACCGTTTTGTCTTTACGCTGATTCACAAGTTCCAGACGCGCGATGGGGCAGAGCATCCGATTTTGTCAGAGCGTGAGAACATCATTGTTATCGTCGATGAAGCGCATCGCAGCCAGTACGATACAATGGCAATGAATATGCGCAAGGCGCTACCCAACGCGGCTTTCATTGCGTTCACGGGGACACCCCTGTTGGCGGGCGAGGAGTTCACGTATGAAGTCTTCGGTGATCCAGTATCGGTCTATAATTTCACGCAGTCGATCGAAGATGGTGCGACCGTTCCGCTATACTACGAGAACCGCATTCCTGAGTTGCAGCTAGACGAAGACGTATTCAACGAAGGACTGTCCGGCATTCTGGAACGGGCAGAGCTTGATGAGGAACAAGAGAGGGAACTCGAGAAGAGGTTCGCGAAGGAATATCACCTCATCACACGGCCCGATCGCCTGCGCAAAGTCGCGGCTGACTTAGTCGAGCATTTCCTGGGCCGGGGCCATAAGGGCAAGGCCATGATGGTCTGCATCGACAAGGCGACAGCGGTGCGTACTTTTGACTATGTTCAGGAGCTCTGGGCTGAGCGGTTGTACGATCTGCGCGAGAAGGCGGCTCTAGCAACCGGCGATGATCTGGCCCAGCTGCAAGCTGAGGTCTCCTACATGGAGGCAACCGACATGGCCGTCGTTGTCTCTGCCGCGCAAAACGAAGCTGCCGACTTGGCCGAGAAGGGTGTCGATATCGTTCCACATCGCAAACGCATGTTGAACGAAGATCTAGACGAGAAATTCAAGAATCCGGATGATCCGCTTCGACTCGTCTTCGTCTGCGCGATGTGGATCACTGGCTTCGATGCCCCGTCAATATCGACGGTCTACCTCGACAAGCCGATGAAAAACCACACGCTTATGCAGACCATCGCGCGAGCGAACCGGAAAGCAGTGGGCAAGGAAGCGGGTCTGATCGTCGACTACATTGGGGTGTTTCGGAACCTTCAGAAGGCACTTGCTATCTATGGGCAACCTACCGGCGGTGGCGGGTCGCCCATCAAGGACAAGGCGGCTCTGGTTGACCACCTTAGGGTTCTGGTCGAGGAGGCGCGTGCGTTCTGTACGAACCATGGCGCTAAGCTCGATGCGGTCTTGATGTCATCACCAGGTTCAATGGAAAGACTCGCAGCGCTGCAATCTTGCTTCGAGGCACTCGTGTCACCCGACGATATACGCAAGAATTTCCTCCGCAATGCGCAGACCGTGAGCAGGGTGTACAAAGCTATTCTGCCGGATGAGCGGGCGGCCGAGTTCGCGCCGGAAGCCGTTTTACTTTCTACCTTGGCAAAGCGCATTCGGGATGAGATCGAAGGTCCAGACGTCTCTGCAGTTCTGAATGAAGTGGAGGCCTTGCTCGACCACACAATTTCGGCTGAGGACTACCGAATGGCCGGGGCTTCTGGACAGCGTCTGGTGAACTTGTCCGAAGTCGACTTCGAAGCTCTCCAAGAGGAATTCAACACCGGTAAGAAGAAGACGGCAGCTGAACGCTTGAAAGCGCTTTTGGAAACCAAGGTGCGAGAGATGGCGAGGGTTAATCAAAGCCGTGCGGACCTGTTGCTCAAACTGCAAACGCTCATAGAGCGGTACAACTCAGGCAGCCAAAACATTGATTCATGGTTTGAGGACCTCAAGGCATTTCTTGCTGACGTTCAGCAAGAGGAAAAGCGAGGTTTGAGAGAAGGATTGTCTGAGGATGAGTTGGCGATGTTCGACATCCTGACGAACCCGGAGCCTGAGCTTACGGAGAAAGAGCGAGACCAGGTCAAACGCGCCAGCAAAGAGTTACTCCAGAAGCTGAAGGCGCAGAAACTCGTGTTGGATTGGTGGAAACGTCAAGAGACTCGCTCGGAGGTTAGAAGGTTCATCACGGATCTGCTCGATTCCAGATTACCCGAAGAGCCCTTCGATCGGAGAATCTTCGAGGACAAGTGCGCTCGAGCGTATGAGCATGTGTGTACGCAGTACGGGGCTCACTAG
- a CDS encoding recombinase family protein: MIIGYARTSTTDQEAGLEAQVRDLSTAGAEKVFKEQVSAKGSRAQLTHALDYLRDGDTLMVTKLDRLARSIRDLMAIVDTVQSKEASLRILDMSLDTSNATGRLMLGVLGSVAEFEREIMLERQREGILKAKSAGKYKGRKPTARAKAHQVRELLASGMTEAQTAMELGISRSSVQRIKASAPND; this comes from the coding sequence ATGATCATCGGTTATGCGCGTACGTCCACCACGGATCAGGAGGCAGGCCTTGAGGCTCAGGTCCGCGACTTGTCCACCGCAGGCGCTGAGAAGGTCTTCAAGGAACAGGTGTCAGCGAAGGGGAGTCGCGCCCAACTCACACACGCGCTCGATTACCTTCGCGATGGGGACACCCTGATGGTGACCAAGTTGGACCGTTTGGCTCGCTCTATCCGCGATCTGATGGCGATCGTCGACACAGTCCAGTCTAAGGAGGCATCGCTACGGATATTGGACATGTCCCTGGATACGTCTAACGCTACCGGGCGTCTCATGCTGGGGGTACTTGGCTCTGTGGCAGAGTTCGAACGAGAGATCATGCTCGAACGTCAACGGGAAGGCATCCTCAAGGCGAAGTCTGCGGGCAAGTATAAGGGGAGAAAACCCACAGCCCGCGCAAAGGCGCACCAAGTGAGGGAATTGCTCGCATCTGGAATGACAGAGGCACAGACAGCGATGGAGTTGGGCATCAGCCGTTCAAGCGTACAACGGATCAAGGCCAGCGCTCCAAACGACTAA
- a CDS encoding AraC family transcriptional regulator encodes MATVSTVFVLKIIDRLSDRLDRGMMCRVAGIDPSPAAGPAPAMISAANYYSLLETIAEIEKPDIRFLLGVSMSATCTDFGAVGLAWKSAPTLRHSFLRMDRHARAYNTASTFKLYDKGDTFWWTHRRPDTPRLGLDLSSEGALATYVTLCREATGPNSKPGAVQFCHPEPAGSLELLQAHFRCPIKFGADIDALIIPAERLDKPNLVGDESIWRFLSAQADGMLPREGGDRQLDRQVVLQIADVLTDGIPSLAQVASDLGMSARTLQRRLSDQGLTFQALVDQARRETAERFLADTSYSIAEVAFLTGFSEQSAFTRAFKRWAGQTPGTYRDTAASP; translated from the coding sequence ATGGCAACAGTTTCAACCGTATTCGTGTTGAAGATCATAGACCGACTCAGCGACCGGCTGGACCGGGGCATGATGTGCCGCGTGGCAGGGATCGACCCCTCGCCTGCAGCCGGCCCGGCGCCTGCCATGATCAGCGCCGCCAATTATTACAGCCTGCTGGAAACCATTGCCGAGATCGAGAAGCCGGACATCCGCTTCCTGCTCGGCGTCAGCATGTCGGCCACCTGCACCGATTTCGGCGCGGTCGGCCTGGCATGGAAATCCGCGCCGACGCTGCGCCATTCCTTCCTGCGGATGGACCGTCATGCGCGCGCCTACAATACGGCCTCGACCTTCAAACTGTATGACAAGGGCGACACATTCTGGTGGACCCATCGCCGGCCGGACACACCGCGCCTCGGCCTCGACCTGTCGAGCGAGGGCGCGCTGGCGACCTATGTCACACTCTGCCGGGAAGCGACCGGACCGAATTCGAAGCCTGGCGCGGTCCAGTTCTGCCATCCGGAACCGGCCGGATCGCTGGAGCTGCTGCAGGCCCATTTTCGCTGCCCGATCAAATTCGGGGCCGACATTGATGCGCTGATCATCCCGGCCGAACGGCTGGACAAGCCGAATCTGGTCGGCGACGAGAGCATCTGGCGGTTCCTGAGCGCGCAGGCAGACGGCATGCTGCCGCGCGAGGGCGGCGACCGGCAACTGGACCGGCAGGTCGTGCTGCAGATTGCCGATGTGCTGACCGACGGCATTCCGTCGCTCGCGCAGGTCGCCTCGGATCTCGGCATGAGCGCGCGCACGCTGCAGCGGCGCCTGTCGGACCAGGGGCTGACTTTCCAGGCCCTGGTGGACCAGGCGCGGCGCGAGACCGCCGAGCGCTTCCTGGCCGATACGAGCTATTCCATCGCCGAAGTGGCGTTCCTGACAGGATTTTCGGAACAGAGCGCCTTCACCCGCGCCTTCAAGCGCTGGGCCGGCCAGACCCCGGGCACCTATCGCGACACAGCCGCCAGCCCCTGA
- a CDS encoding cysteine hydrolase, whose amino-acid sequence MLNSPYPPKSFLKLIVTATAIFACVGIPADADAPKARAASAKLPPVNDGLPMPGFVVTTDGTAIVVTDPQNDFLSPDGVTWGVVGQSITENGTVENIGDLFQVAEETGMPVFISPHYYYEHDHEWKFEGTLESLMHAIGMFDRPSALDLEGFEGSGADWLEEYKPYIENGKTVVTSPHKVYGPDSNDLVLQLRKAGIDKVILAGMSSNLCTESHMRSLVEAGFEVMVVTDATAGAITEHYNGYDASLTNFRMIASAVDNTENTVESIRAAYRK is encoded by the coding sequence ATGCTGAATTCCCCGTATCCGCCAAAATCCTTCCTGAAGCTGATCGTGACCGCGACGGCCATCTTTGCCTGCGTCGGCATCCCGGCTGATGCCGATGCGCCCAAGGCGCGCGCCGCCAGTGCCAAACTGCCGCCTGTGAATGACGGACTGCCCATGCCCGGCTTCGTCGTGACCACGGACGGCACGGCCATCGTTGTCACAGATCCCCAGAATGACTTCCTGTCGCCGGACGGGGTCACCTGGGGTGTCGTTGGACAGAGCATCACGGAAAATGGAACCGTCGAGAATATCGGCGACCTGTTCCAGGTTGCCGAAGAGACAGGCATGCCGGTGTTCATCTCTCCGCACTATTATTACGAGCACGATCATGAATGGAAGTTCGAAGGCACGCTTGAATCCCTGATGCATGCCATCGGCATGTTCGATCGTCCGTCTGCGCTGGATCTCGAAGGGTTCGAAGGGTCGGGTGCCGACTGGCTGGAAGAGTACAAGCCCTATATCGAGAACGGCAAGACGGTCGTGACCAGCCCGCACAAGGTCTATGGCCCGGACAGCAATGATCTTGTCCTGCAGCTTCGCAAGGCGGGGATCGACAAGGTGATCCTTGCGGGCATGTCGTCGAATCTGTGCACGGAGTCACACATGCGCAGCCTGGTCGAGGCCGGCTTTGAAGTCATGGTGGTGACCGATGCCACCGCAGGCGCGATCACCGAACACTATAATGGCTATGATGCCTCCCTCACCAATTTCCGGATGATCGCCAGCGCGGTCGACAACACCGAGAATACGGTGGAGTCCATCCGCGCCGCCTACCGGAAATAG
- a CDS encoding YHS domain-containing (seleno)protein: MSRNLILAGAALAVAMAASQPAFAEDEYNVSTGITTAGVPLGLHGVDPVALTVYGAVAEGNATHTVVEDGVAYYFASAESARKFKSDPARYAPQYGGFCAYAVALGKKFDGDPRFADIVDGKLYLFVNADVFEKYKKDKVRILERAEKRWPSIQHKAVGDL, from the coding sequence ATGTCCAGAAACCTCATCCTCGCCGGAGCCGCCCTCGCTGTTGCGATGGCCGCCTCCCAGCCCGCCTTTGCCGAAGACGAATACAATGTCTCCACCGGCATCACGACCGCCGGCGTTCCGCTCGGCCTGCACGGTGTCGATCCGGTCGCACTGACCGTGTACGGCGCGGTTGCCGAAGGCAATGCCACCCACACCGTGGTCGAAGACGGCGTTGCCTATTATTTCGCCTCGGCGGAATCGGCCCGCAAGTTCAAGTCGGATCCGGCCCGCTACGCACCGCAATATGGCGGCTTCTGCGCCTATGCCGTTGCGCTCGGAAAGAAGTTTGACGGGGATCCGCGCTTTGCCGACATCGTGGATGGCAAGCTCTACCTGTTCGTGAATGCGGACGTTTTCGAGAAATACAAGAAGGACAAGGTCCGGATTCTCGAGCGGGCCGAAAAGCGCTGGCCGTCGATCCAGCACAAGGCTGTCGGCGACCTGTAG
- a CDS encoding nuclear transport factor 2 family protein, whose protein sequence is MRPPLPPFTFETATEKVRLAEDGWNGQDPEKVSLAYSEDSAWRNRDLFLTGRAEIVSFLTAKWRRELNYRLIKELFAFTGNRIAVRYAYEFHDRTGQWYRAYGNENWEFDEAGLMRRRHASINNLPIPTSERKFHWKIGRRPDDHPGLSDLGL, encoded by the coding sequence ATGCGGCCGCCTCTGCCTCCCTTCACCTTCGAAACCGCCACGGAGAAAGTCCGCCTTGCCGAAGACGGCTGGAATGGACAGGATCCGGAAAAAGTGTCTCTGGCCTATTCCGAAGACAGTGCCTGGCGCAACCGGGACCTGTTCCTTACCGGGCGCGCGGAAATCGTCAGTTTCCTCACCGCGAAATGGCGCCGGGAGCTGAACTATCGTCTGATCAAGGAGCTGTTCGCCTTTACCGGGAACCGGATTGCCGTGCGCTATGCCTACGAGTTTCACGACCGCACGGGCCAATGGTACCGGGCCTATGGCAATGAGAACTGGGAATTTGACGAGGCCGGCCTGATGCGACGCCGCCATGCCAGCATCAACAATTTGCCCATTCCGACCAGCGAACGAAAATTCCACTGGAAGATCGGCCGCCGCCCCGACGATCATCCCGGCCTCAGTGATCTGGGCCTCTAG
- a CDS encoding MarR family winged helix-turn-helix transcriptional regulator produces the protein MPKRSAPFPPIPLLEAVRHTPHVCMAEAARAANRTLARHYGAYLDGTGIAPGQSSLLMQLYYVDAIAVTALAARMGTERTTMVRNIAALERTGQVETFTPDGSRVRKVRLTANGRDLLSGLVAHWDAAQQALKDRLGDDAWDTIMTALRTLADMEVDTDTSRNTPLRGTAR, from the coding sequence ATGCCCAAACGCTCCGCCCCGTTCCCCCCCATTCCGCTTCTGGAAGCCGTCCGCCATACGCCGCATGTCTGCATGGCCGAGGCCGCCCGGGCCGCAAACCGGACATTGGCGCGCCATTATGGCGCCTATCTGGACGGCACGGGCATCGCGCCGGGACAGAGTTCGCTGCTGATGCAGCTTTATTATGTCGATGCCATTGCCGTGACGGCCCTGGCCGCCCGGATGGGCACCGAGCGGACGACGATGGTGCGCAACATCGCCGCCCTTGAGCGCACCGGCCAGGTGGAGACCTTTACCCCGGATGGCAGCCGCGTCCGCAAGGTGAGGCTGACGGCGAACGGCCGCGACCTGTTGTCCGGCCTGGTGGCACACTGGGACGCCGCCCAGCAGGCCCTGAAAGACAGGCTGGGCGACGACGCGTGGGACACCATCATGACCGCATTGCGAACACTGGCGGATATGGAGGTGGATACGGACACAAGCCGGAACACCCCATTGCGCGGCACGGCGCGCTGA
- a CDS encoding SDR family NAD(P)-dependent oxidoreductase: MKQGEPHGQSVAIIGAGDYIGAAIARKFAAEGYLVVAGRRKGDKLAPLVEEIEAAGGRISARSLDARDPDAVTAFLKAADDLAPLALTVFNVGANVNYPILDTTDRVFRKVWEMACFAGFVSGRESARLMLARGQGKIFFTGATASRRGGKGYAAFASAKFGLKAVAEAMARELWPQRIHVAHLTIDAGVDTEWVRQIIKDRGGPEDPQGLMPPEAIAEAYWELFRQPETAWTFEKEIRPCGEPW, from the coding sequence ATGAAACAGGGTGAACCGCACGGCCAGAGCGTCGCGATCATTGGCGCAGGGGATTATATCGGCGCGGCAATCGCGCGGAAATTTGCCGCCGAGGGCTATCTCGTGGTTGCCGGGCGCCGCAAGGGCGACAAGCTGGCTCCGCTGGTGGAAGAGATCGAGGCTGCCGGCGGGCGTATCTCCGCCCGGTCCCTGGACGCGCGCGACCCGGACGCCGTCACCGCCTTCCTCAAGGCGGCAGACGACCTCGCCCCGCTCGCGCTGACCGTGTTCAATGTCGGCGCCAATGTGAACTATCCCATCCTCGACACCACCGACCGGGTGTTCCGCAAGGTCTGGGAAATGGCCTGCTTTGCCGGCTTCGTCTCGGGGCGGGAATCGGCCCGCCTGATGCTGGCGCGCGGGCAGGGCAAGATCTTCTTCACAGGGGCCACAGCCAGCCGCCGCGGCGGCAAGGGCTATGCGGCCTTCGCGTCCGCCAAATTCGGCCTCAAGGCCGTTGCAGAGGCCATGGCGCGGGAATTGTGGCCGCAGCGCATCCATGTCGCGCACCTGACCATCGATGCAGGGGTCGACACCGAATGGGTCCGCCAGATCATCAAGGATCGCGGCGGGCCGGAGGATCCGCAGGGGCTGATGCCGCCCGAGGCGATTGCCGAGGCGTATTGGGAACTGTTCCGCCAGCCGGAAACCGCCTGGACGTTCGAGAAGGAAATCCGCCCCTGTGGCGAGCCCTGGTAG
- a CDS encoding phytase: protein MKRHLPLAALLLSACALEPAQQIYAIDTAPIPAAVETAPMTGTGDKADDPAVWVNWADPAGSLILGTNKDEGLHVYNLSGEELQFLDVGRVNNVDLRGNLAVASNDETNSVSWFAIDPATATVSHIGDTPTTKDEPYGICAGLLDEVFYAMPTYKDGLVQVWAAPEDKVAEGVDLVAEIQVGQFGKRQLEGCVFDEANDQVFVGEEEHGIWKLDLSDWTAAPVSVDTIAAGNGLVADVEGLDIWTGQTGEGYLVASAQAADRFVVYDLKAPHAPRGVFTVTASADGSIDAVTHTDGLDVNSAPLPGFPNGVLVVQDDGNPESGVDQNFKLVDWTLIRDALGLD, encoded by the coding sequence ATGAAACGCCACCTTCCCCTTGCCGCCCTGCTCCTGTCCGCCTGCGCCCTTGAGCCGGCACAGCAGATCTATGCCATCGACACCGCCCCCATCCCGGCCGCGGTCGAGACCGCACCGATGACCGGAACCGGCGACAAGGCCGACGATCCGGCGGTCTGGGTCAACTGGGCCGATCCCGCAGGCAGCCTGATCCTCGGAACCAACAAGGATGAAGGCCTGCACGTCTACAACCTGTCCGGAGAGGAGCTCCAATTCCTCGATGTCGGCCGCGTCAACAATGTCGACCTGCGCGGCAACCTCGCCGTCGCCTCGAATGACGAGACCAATTCGGTCAGCTGGTTCGCCATTGACCCGGCCACCGCCACGGTCAGCCATATCGGGGACACGCCGACCACGAAGGACGAGCCCTATGGCATCTGCGCCGGTCTGCTGGATGAGGTATTCTACGCCATGCCGACCTACAAGGACGGTCTGGTACAGGTCTGGGCGGCACCTGAAGACAAGGTCGCCGAGGGCGTTGATCTGGTTGCCGAAATCCAGGTCGGCCAGTTCGGCAAGCGCCAGCTGGAAGGCTGCGTGTTCGACGAGGCCAATGACCAGGTCTTCGTGGGCGAGGAAGAACATGGCATCTGGAAACTGGACCTGTCCGACTGGACTGCTGCCCCGGTCAGCGTGGACACGATCGCCGCCGGCAACGGCCTCGTCGCCGATGTCGAGGGCCTGGACATCTGGACCGGCCAGACCGGCGAGGGCTATCTCGTCGCCTCTGCGCAGGCCGCTGACCGGTTTGTCGTCTATGACCTGAAAGCGCCGCACGCGCCGCGCGGCGTGTTCACCGTCACCGCCAGCGCCGATGGCAGCATTGATGCGGTCACCCACACCGATGGTCTGGACGTGAATTCAGCGCCGTTGCCGGGCTTCCCGAACGGCGTGCTGGTCGTGCAGGATGACGGCAATCCGGAGTCCGGCGTGGACCAGAATTTCAAGCTGGTCGACTGGACGCTGATCAGGGACGCGCTCGGGCTCGACTAG